A single Curtobacterium sp. MCJR17_020 DNA region contains:
- the glmU gene encoding bifunctional UDP-N-acetylglucosamine diphosphorylase/glucosamine-1-phosphate N-acetyltransferase GlmU, with protein sequence MTDQRIAVVVLAAGQGTRMKSSTPKVLHRLAGLPLIAHVLRTASSLGPEHVAVVVRHERDLVAAEITERAPDAIIVDQDDVPGTGRAVEVAVQALPADFDGAVVVLSGDVPLLDAASLRLLVDAHAGGGNGATFVSAIAPDPTGLGRIVRDADGAFVGVVEHKDATAEQLAIAESNAGIYAFDVTRLRAVLPSLTTANAQGEKYITDAPALISARGGRIDVVTLTDPWLVAGINDRAQLSDAARQLNARIVRRHQLAGVTVQDPATTWIDLDVSIEPDAEVLPGTQLLGATAIAAGAVVGPDTTLRDTEVGAGATVNRVDATLAVIGDGASVGPFAYLRPGTILGDQGKIGTFVETKNAKIGRGSKVPHLSYIGDAEVGEDSNIGANTITANYDGVHKHRTEVGSHVRTGSHNVFVAPVRIGDGAYTGAGTTVRKDVPAGSLAISYAPQRNTDGWVEEHRPGTPAAEAARHANGE encoded by the coding sequence ATGACCGACCAGCGCATCGCCGTCGTCGTCCTCGCCGCCGGGCAGGGAACGCGCATGAAGTCGTCCACCCCCAAGGTGCTGCACCGGCTCGCCGGGCTGCCGCTCATCGCGCACGTCCTGCGGACGGCGTCGTCCCTCGGGCCGGAGCACGTCGCCGTGGTCGTGCGGCACGAGCGTGACCTGGTCGCAGCGGAGATCACCGAGCGTGCGCCCGACGCCATCATCGTCGACCAGGACGACGTCCCCGGCACCGGCCGCGCGGTCGAGGTCGCGGTCCAGGCGCTCCCCGCCGACTTCGACGGAGCCGTCGTGGTGCTCTCCGGCGACGTCCCGTTGCTCGACGCGGCGTCGCTCCGCCTGCTCGTCGACGCCCACGCCGGTGGGGGAAACGGTGCGACCTTCGTCAGTGCGATCGCCCCGGACCCGACCGGCCTCGGACGGATCGTGCGGGATGCTGACGGCGCGTTCGTCGGCGTCGTCGAGCACAAGGACGCGACAGCCGAACAGCTGGCCATCGCCGAGTCGAACGCGGGCATCTACGCGTTCGACGTGACGCGCCTCCGGGCTGTCCTGCCGTCGCTCACCACGGCGAACGCGCAGGGCGAGAAGTACATCACCGACGCCCCCGCGCTCATCAGTGCGCGAGGCGGGCGCATCGACGTGGTCACCCTGACGGACCCGTGGCTCGTCGCCGGCATCAACGACCGCGCGCAGCTGTCCGACGCCGCCCGCCAGCTCAACGCCCGCATCGTCCGCCGGCACCAGCTCGCCGGTGTCACCGTGCAGGACCCGGCCACCACCTGGATCGACCTCGACGTCTCGATCGAACCGGATGCCGAGGTCCTGCCGGGTACCCAGCTCCTCGGCGCGACCGCCATCGCCGCCGGTGCCGTCGTCGGGCCGGACACCACGCTGCGCGACACCGAGGTCGGTGCCGGCGCGACGGTGAACCGGGTCGACGCCACCCTCGCGGTCATCGGTGACGGCGCGTCGGTGGGGCCGTTCGCGTACCTTCGTCCGGGCACGATCCTGGGCGACCAGGGCAAGATCGGCACCTTCGTCGAGACGAAGAACGCGAAGATCGGGCGCGGCAGCAAGGTCCCGCACCTGTCGTACATCGGCGACGCCGAGGTGGGCGAGGACTCGAACATCGGTGCGAACACGATCACCGCGAACTACGACGGCGTGCACAAGCACCGCACCGAGGTCGGCTCGCACGTTCGTACAGGCTCGCACAACGTGTTCGTCGCCCCGGTTAGGATTGGTGACGGTGCGTACACGGGTGCCGGAACGACGGTCCGCAAGGACGTCCCGGCCGGATCGCTCGCGATCAGCTACGCCCCACAGCGCAACACCGACGGATGGGTCGAGGAACACCGGCCCGGCACACCGGCGGCCGAGGCTGCTCGGCACGCGAACGGCGAATAG
- a CDS encoding ribose-phosphate diphosphokinase → MSGIKTTGQKRLVLVSGRAHPALSAEIAEELGVDLVPTDARTFANGELYVRFDESVRGCDAFVIQSHTAPINEWLMEQLIIVDALKRASAKRITVVAPFYPYARQDKKGRGREPISARLVADLFKAAGAHRIMSVDLHAAQIQGFFDGPVDHLFAMPVLLEHFREILDPSMLTVVSPDMGRVRVADIWSEKLGAPLAIIHKRRDPLVPNQVTVHEIVGDVSGRWCLLVDDLIDTGRTIAKAAEALKEAGAIGVVVAATHAVFSDPATELLQSEFIDRVVVTDTLPVPVEKRWDRLEILPIAPLLARAIHEVFDDGSVTSMFDGAA, encoded by the coding sequence TTGTCCGGAATCAAGACAACCGGCCAGAAACGACTCGTCCTCGTCTCGGGGCGAGCACACCCGGCGCTCTCCGCCGAGATCGCAGAGGAACTCGGTGTCGACCTGGTCCCCACCGATGCCCGGACCTTCGCGAACGGTGAGCTCTACGTCCGGTTCGACGAGTCGGTCCGCGGGTGCGACGCGTTCGTCATCCAGTCGCACACGGCGCCGATCAACGAGTGGCTCATGGAGCAGCTCATCATCGTCGACGCGCTGAAGCGGGCCTCGGCCAAGCGCATCACCGTCGTCGCGCCGTTCTACCCGTACGCCCGTCAGGACAAGAAGGGCCGCGGCCGCGAGCCGATCTCGGCCCGCCTGGTCGCCGACCTGTTCAAGGCCGCGGGCGCGCACCGCATCATGAGCGTCGACCTGCACGCCGCCCAGATCCAGGGCTTCTTCGACGGCCCGGTCGACCACCTCTTCGCCATGCCGGTGCTGCTCGAGCACTTCCGCGAGATCCTCGACCCGTCGATGCTGACGGTCGTGTCGCCCGACATGGGCCGCGTCCGCGTCGCCGACATCTGGTCCGAGAAGCTCGGCGCGCCCCTCGCCATCATCCACAAGCGTCGCGACCCGCTGGTCCCGAACCAGGTCACGGTCCACGAGATCGTCGGCGACGTCTCCGGCCGCTGGTGCCTGCTCGTCGACGACCTGATCGACACCGGGCGCACGATCGCCAAGGCCGCCGAGGCGCTGAAGGAGGCCGGCGCGATCGGCGTCGTCGTCGCCGCGACCCACGCCGTGTTCTCCGACCCGGCCACCGAGCTGCTGCAGAGCGAGTTCATCGACCGTGTCGTCGTCACCGACACCCTGCCGGTGCCCGTCGAGAAGCGCTGGGACCGTCTCGAGATCCTGCCGATCGCCCCGCTCCTGGCCCGCGCCATCCACGAGGTCTTCGACGACGGTTCCGTCACGTCGATGTTCGACGGCGCAGCGTAG
- a CDS encoding putative protein N(5)-glutamine methyltransferase → MTHPARDALAARLRAAGSVFAEDEADLLLEAGAGEPVRLRSLVQRRLGGEPLEYVLGWAAFDGHRIRVTSGVFVPRARTAVVVEQAARRLQRYDRVVDLCCGAGAISVALFGRIGALDLVATDIDPDAVDVAAENIGDRGIVVAGDLFAPLPDRFRGAVDVIAVNAPYVPTASIAMMPVEAREHEHRVALDGGADGLDLHRRIAAGAGEWLRPGGSVVIEVSVAQADASAAAFLAAGFTAVIEQDDEVDGTCVVATLSA, encoded by the coding sequence GTGACCCATCCCGCGCGGGACGCCCTCGCGGCCCGGCTCCGGGCCGCGGGGAGCGTCTTCGCCGAGGACGAAGCCGACCTGCTCCTCGAAGCAGGCGCGGGCGAGCCCGTCCGGCTGCGTTCCCTGGTCCAGCGTCGCCTCGGCGGTGAGCCGCTCGAGTACGTCCTCGGCTGGGCCGCCTTCGACGGACACCGCATCCGGGTGACCTCGGGCGTGTTCGTCCCGCGTGCCCGCACGGCCGTCGTCGTCGAGCAGGCTGCCCGTCGGTTGCAGCGCTACGACCGCGTGGTCGACCTGTGCTGCGGTGCCGGTGCGATCTCGGTGGCGTTGTTCGGCCGGATCGGCGCGCTCGACCTCGTGGCCACGGACATCGACCCGGACGCCGTCGACGTCGCGGCCGAGAACATCGGCGACCGCGGGATCGTCGTCGCCGGCGACCTGTTCGCGCCGCTGCCGGACCGGTTCCGCGGTGCCGTCGACGTCATCGCGGTGAACGCCCCCTACGTCCCGACGGCGTCGATCGCGATGATGCCGGTCGAAGCGCGGGAACACGAGCACCGCGTCGCGCTCGACGGTGGGGCGGACGGCCTCGACCTGCACCGGCGGATCGCGGCGGGAGCGGGGGAGTGGTTGCGCCCCGGTGGTTCGGTCGTGATCGAGGTGTCCGTGGCGCAGGCAGATGCGTCGGCCGCGGCATTCCTGGCCGCCGGGTTCACGGCCGTGATCGAGCAGGACGACGAGGTCGACGGCACCTGCGTCGTCGCGACGCTCTCCGCCTGA
- a CDS encoding molybdopterin-dependent oxidoreductase: protein MTTERSTDVPTPDDPSTDERPAGAPLRRPAVLAAAVGLVAAAAFLGIAEFGALLLGGAGSPLVAVGSAVIDLAPAGAKNLMVALFGTGDKVALFMLMTVIVAAISAGAGVLERARPPFGALVFAIGGVLALIAVSTRSGSGTFDGAPTVFGVAAAVITLRLLLRRLRRWEAAAAVPSASPRPASTERRAFLVWGVGTAAVAVVVGTASRVGSSAMQAVAAARRAVRLPAAATPAPAVPGGASLDVDGITPYVTPNADFYRIDTALRVPSIDPADWSLRIHGAVENEVTLTWDELLALPLEEHMATLSCVSNEVGGDLIGNALWLGYPIRELLARAKPTGDADMVLSRSIDGFTAGTPLDVLQDEDTDALLAIGMNGEPLPTEHGFPARMVVPGLFGYVSATKWVTEMEVTRFADAQGYWTPRGWSERGPVKLESRIDTPRNGTTVTVGEQVAIAGVAWQPHTGVKAVQVRVGSGAWQQAELADSVSADTWRQWVLRWTPTAGSHRIEVRAVSADGEVQTSVERPPAPNGASGWASVTVDAK, encoded by the coding sequence GTGACCACCGAACGCAGCACGGACGTCCCGACGCCGGACGACCCATCGACGGACGAACGCCCGGCCGGAGCCCCGCTCCGCCGGCCCGCGGTCCTCGCTGCGGCCGTCGGTCTCGTGGCCGCCGCCGCCTTCCTCGGGATCGCCGAGTTCGGGGCGCTGCTCCTCGGTGGTGCCGGCAGCCCGTTGGTGGCCGTCGGGTCCGCCGTGATCGACCTCGCACCGGCCGGGGCCAAGAACCTGATGGTCGCCCTGTTCGGTACCGGCGACAAGGTCGCACTGTTCATGCTCATGACCGTCATCGTCGCCGCGATCAGCGCCGGGGCCGGGGTCCTCGAGCGCGCTCGGCCGCCCTTCGGGGCACTCGTCTTCGCCATCGGCGGCGTGCTCGCGCTCATCGCTGTGAGCACCCGTTCCGGCAGCGGCACGTTCGACGGCGCTCCCACCGTGTTCGGTGTGGCAGCCGCCGTGATCACCCTGCGGCTGCTGCTCCGCCGGCTCCGGCGCTGGGAGGCCGCAGCGGCCGTCCCGTCGGCGTCACCGCGACCTGCCTCGACCGAGCGCCGCGCGTTCCTGGTCTGGGGCGTCGGTACCGCAGCGGTCGCGGTCGTGGTGGGCACGGCCTCCCGGGTGGGGTCGTCCGCGATGCAGGCGGTCGCCGCTGCCCGACGAGCCGTGCGCCTGCCCGCGGCGGCGACGCCCGCACCGGCCGTACCGGGCGGCGCCTCGCTCGACGTCGACGGGATCACGCCGTACGTCACACCGAACGCCGACTTCTACCGGATCGACACCGCGCTGCGCGTCCCCTCGATCGACCCGGCCGACTGGAGCCTGCGCATCCACGGCGCCGTCGAGAACGAGGTCACGCTGACGTGGGACGAGCTGCTGGCCCTGCCGTTGGAAGAGCACATGGCCACCCTGAGCTGCGTGTCCAACGAGGTCGGCGGCGATCTGATCGGCAACGCGCTCTGGCTCGGGTACCCGATCCGGGAGCTGCTGGCCCGCGCGAAGCCGACCGGGGACGCCGACATGGTGCTGTCCCGCAGCATCGACGGGTTCACCGCCGGCACGCCGTTGGACGTCCTGCAGGACGAGGACACCGACGCGCTGCTCGCCATCGGCATGAACGGTGAACCGCTGCCGACCGAGCACGGGTTCCCGGCGCGGATGGTCGTGCCCGGGCTGTTCGGGTACGTGTCGGCGACGAAGTGGGTGACCGAGATGGAGGTCACGCGCTTCGCCGATGCGCAGGGCTACTGGACGCCGCGAGGATGGTCGGAACGCGGGCCCGTGAAGCTCGAGTCTCGCATCGACACCCCACGGAACGGGACGACCGTGACCGTCGGCGAGCAGGTCGCCATCGCCGGGGTCGCCTGGCAGCCGCACACCGGGGTGAAGGCCGTGCAGGTCCGGGTCGGCTCGGGTGCGTGGCAGCAGGCGGAACTCGCGGACTCGGTGTCGGCGGACACCTGGCGCCAGTGGGTGCTGCGCTGGACGCCGACCGCGGGGTCGCACCGGATCGAGGTCCGCGCGGTGAGCGCCGACGGCGAGGTGCAGACGAGCGTCGAGCGGCCGCCCGCGCCGAACGGGGCCTCGGGATGGGCGTCGGTGACGGTCGACGCGAAGTAG
- the gndA gene encoding NADP-dependent phosphogluconate dehydrogenase: MADSTGQANIGVIGLAVMGSNLARNLASRAGNTVAVYNRTYARTEELIKEHGDAGFIASEDIDGFVASLSKPRTAIIMVQAGKGTDAVISQLAEKFEEGDIIVDGGNANFHDTIRREHDLREKGLNFVGTGISGGEEGALKGPSIMPGGSKEAWETLGPILKSIAAVAEGEPCVTHIGTDGAGHFVKMVHNGIEYADMQLIAESYDLLRRVGGLSVEDLVKVFQEWNGGDLESYLIEITVEVLKQRDADSGKPLVDVIRDEAGSKGTGVWTVQNAVGLGIPVSGIGEAVFARAVSSKPSQRAAVQKAFPDRPGIAEVLDGFEDDVRAALYASKVVAYAQGFDLIIAGAKEYGWDINLGNVAKIWRGGCIIRAQFLNRIVEAYDKNPELESLLVDPYFANAVQEGEAAWRRIVGIAAASGIPAPGFSSALSYFDSLASDRLPASLIQGQRDFFGAHTYQRIDKDGTFHTLWSDDDRREVEQEPSTH, encoded by the coding sequence GTGGCAGACAGCACTGGTCAGGCGAACATCGGGGTCATCGGCCTCGCCGTCATGGGGTCGAACCTCGCACGCAACCTCGCGTCGCGTGCGGGCAACACGGTCGCGGTGTACAACCGCACCTACGCCCGCACCGAAGAACTCATCAAGGAGCACGGCGACGCCGGCTTCATCGCGTCCGAGGACATCGACGGCTTCGTCGCCTCGCTCTCGAAGCCGCGCACGGCGATCATCATGGTGCAGGCCGGCAAGGGCACCGACGCCGTGATCTCGCAGCTCGCCGAGAAGTTCGAGGAAGGCGACATCATCGTCGACGGCGGCAACGCCAACTTCCACGACACGATCCGGCGTGAGCACGACCTGCGCGAGAAGGGCCTCAACTTCGTCGGCACGGGCATCTCCGGTGGTGAAGAGGGCGCGCTCAAGGGTCCGTCGATCATGCCCGGCGGCTCGAAGGAAGCCTGGGAGACCCTCGGGCCGATCCTGAAGTCGATCGCGGCGGTCGCCGAGGGCGAGCCCTGCGTGACCCACATCGGCACCGACGGCGCCGGCCACTTCGTCAAGATGGTGCACAACGGCATCGAGTACGCCGACATGCAGCTCATCGCCGAGTCCTACGACCTGCTCCGCCGCGTCGGCGGGCTCTCCGTCGAGGACCTGGTCAAGGTGTTCCAGGAGTGGAACGGCGGCGACCTCGAGTCCTACCTGATCGAGATCACGGTCGAGGTCCTGAAGCAGCGCGACGCCGACTCCGGCAAGCCCCTCGTCGACGTCATCCGCGACGAAGCGGGTTCCAAGGGCACCGGCGTGTGGACCGTGCAGAACGCGGTCGGGCTCGGCATCCCGGTCTCCGGCATCGGCGAAGCGGTGTTCGCCCGCGCGGTGTCGTCGAAGCCGTCGCAGCGTGCCGCGGTGCAGAAGGCGTTCCCGGACCGACCCGGCATCGCCGAGGTCCTCGACGGCTTCGAGGACGACGTCCGCGCGGCGCTCTACGCCTCCAAGGTCGTCGCCTACGCGCAGGGCTTCGACCTGATCATCGCCGGGGCCAAGGAGTACGGCTGGGACATCAACCTCGGCAACGTGGCGAAGATCTGGCGGGGTGGCTGCATCATCCGCGCCCAGTTCCTCAACCGCATCGTCGAGGCGTACGACAAGAACCCGGAGCTCGAGTCGCTGCTCGTCGACCCGTACTTCGCGAACGCCGTGCAGGAAGGCGAAGCCGCCTGGCGCCGCATCGTCGGGATCGCCGCCGCGTCGGGGATCCCCGCACCGGGCTTCTCGTCGGCGCTGTCGTACTTCGACTCGCTCGCCTCCGACCGGCTGCCCGCCTCGCTCATCCAGGGGCAGCGCGACTTCTTCGGCGCGCACACCTACCAGCGCATCGACAAGGACGGCACCTTCCACACGCTGTGGTCCGACGACGACCGTCGCGAGGTCGAACAGGAACCGTCCACCCACTAG
- a CDS encoding gluconokinase yields the protein MTDTAVLPPVLVMGVSGSGKSTIGQALADALAEQGQPTVFVDADDLHPAANKEKMRQGIPLTDDDRWPWLDACAARIAAVEASGSRCVMANSALKRVYRDRLRQSAPGLVIAFLDGSHDLIAERQAHRHHEYMPSSLLDSQFATLERPQADEAAVDVSIDGPVDGTVTTILAALSVTSG from the coding sequence ATGACCGACACCGCTGTCCTCCCACCCGTCCTCGTCATGGGCGTCTCCGGTTCCGGCAAGTCCACGATCGGGCAGGCGCTCGCCGACGCCCTCGCCGAGCAGGGCCAACCGACCGTGTTCGTCGACGCCGACGACCTGCACCCGGCCGCGAACAAGGAGAAGATGCGGCAGGGCATCCCCCTCACCGACGACGACCGCTGGCCGTGGCTCGACGCCTGCGCCGCGCGGATCGCCGCCGTCGAGGCGTCCGGGAGCCGCTGCGTGATGGCCAACTCGGCCCTCAAGCGCGTCTACCGCGATCGGCTCCGGCAGTCGGCGCCGGGCCTCGTCATCGCGTTCCTGGACGGCTCGCACGATCTCATCGCCGAGCGGCAGGCGCACCGGCACCACGAGTACATGCCGTCGTCGCTGCTCGACTCCCAGTTCGCGACGCTCGAACGACCGCAGGCCGACGAAGCCGCCGTCGACGTCTCCATCGACGGGCCGGTCGACGGCACGGTGACGACGATCCTCGCGGCGCTGTCGGTCACTTCCGGTTGA
- a CDS encoding class I SAM-dependent methyltransferase: protein MDLDVSAAYGDRAGEYAELLGSMSAVHDEDRTQVEAWASGSGTRILDAGCGPGHWAAHLADRGHAVIGIDAVAPFVEHARRAHDGVDFRLGAIESTGLDDGSVDGVLAWYSVIHHDPSCVVEVFAEFRRVLRPGGGLLVGFFEGPSIESFDHAVVTAYRWPTSALAEVLDDHGFDVVDVRVRVDPGRRPHAAIRATRR from the coding sequence ATGGACCTCGACGTCAGTGCCGCGTACGGCGACCGTGCGGGCGAGTACGCGGAGCTCCTCGGATCGATGTCGGCCGTCCACGACGAGGACAGAACACAGGTCGAGGCCTGGGCGTCGGGATCCGGTACTCGCATCCTCGACGCAGGGTGCGGGCCGGGACACTGGGCCGCACACCTGGCGGATCGTGGACACGCGGTGATCGGCATCGACGCGGTCGCACCCTTCGTCGAGCACGCACGACGCGCGCACGACGGCGTCGACTTCCGCCTGGGCGCGATCGAGTCCACCGGTCTCGACGACGGCAGCGTCGACGGGGTGCTCGCCTGGTACTCCGTGATCCACCACGATCCGTCCTGCGTCGTCGAGGTCTTCGCCGAGTTCCGCAGGGTGCTCCGGCCGGGCGGCGGCCTGCTGGTCGGGTTCTTCGAGGGGCCCTCGATCGAGTCCTTCGACCACGCGGTCGTCACGGCGTACCGGTGGCCGACGAGCGCGCTGGCGGAGGTCCTCGACGACCACGGGTTCGACGTGGTGGACGTCCGCGTCCGGGTCGATCCGGGACGGCGGCCGCACGCTGCCATCCGCGCGACGCGGCGGTGA
- a CDS encoding sugar phosphate isomerase/epimerase family protein: protein MSSKGLGVVAGAELTEVVRRAGADHVEPTIAGNLAVRDGTGWRRNEVYAGQRFPSFAILVPGDLPLLTTELGTVRSYFESVLPIVRSVADPGATIVFGSGTARNAPDGMAGDDALRRFGEVVRTARDVAAANDLRIVVEPLSRAETNVLNTVDATVTFLDGAALDGVGVVADLFHIRNEGESFELLRRHGDRIGHVHLSDPDRRPPGAVDDVWREFLAAVHDGGYRGAVSLECRWALDAETAEAEIRSALERVRSVTAPAEARTATA, encoded by the coding sequence ATGTCGTCCAAGGGACTCGGCGTCGTGGCCGGGGCAGAACTGACCGAGGTGGTCCGCCGCGCGGGCGCCGACCACGTGGAGCCGACGATCGCCGGCAACCTCGCGGTCCGCGACGGAACGGGGTGGCGGCGGAACGAGGTCTACGCGGGCCAGCGGTTCCCGTCCTTCGCCATCCTGGTGCCGGGCGACCTCCCGCTGCTGACCACGGAGCTCGGGACGGTCCGGTCGTACTTCGAGTCGGTCCTGCCGATCGTGCGGTCGGTCGCGGACCCGGGCGCGACGATCGTCTTCGGGTCGGGGACCGCTCGGAACGCCCCCGACGGCATGGCGGGCGACGATGCCCTGCGCCGGTTCGGCGAGGTGGTCCGGACCGCGCGTGACGTGGCCGCCGCGAACGACCTGCGCATCGTGGTGGAGCCGCTGAGCCGCGCGGAGACGAACGTCCTGAACACCGTCGATGCGACGGTGACGTTCCTCGACGGAGCAGCCCTCGACGGCGTCGGCGTCGTCGCCGACCTGTTCCACATCCGGAACGAGGGCGAGTCCTTCGAGCTCCTGCGGCGCCACGGCGACCGGATCGGGCACGTCCACCTCAGCGACCCGGACCGTCGGCCACCCGGCGCGGTCGACGACGTCTGGCGGGAGTTCCTCGCCGCCGTGCACGACGGCGGGTACCGGGGCGCCGTCTCGCTCGAGTGCCGGTGGGCGCTCGACGCCGAGACCGCCGAAGCCGAGATCCGTTCCGCGCTGGAACGCGTCCGCAGCGTCACGGCCCCGGCCGAGGCCCGCACTGCTACAGCTTGA
- the uxaC gene encoding glucuronate isomerase — protein MTQTSTATRLAPHPDRLLPADPGARQVARTVYDAVKDAPIISPHGHVDAALIAADQPFSDPASLLITPDHYVLRLLHANGVDLAALGRADLSGTSPVPPGRAIWRNLADHWDDFLGTPVRYWFETELHDVFGLTEQPSAANADAQYDHIAGLLASPAFRPRALFDTFGIEVLATTDGPAADLAAHAQLAADPTFTGRVVPTFRADAVFDPSRSDWRPVVASVGEAAGIDTGTHAGLLAALRARRQYFIEHGATATDTGVLDAGSTPLSVTDRERIHAAALRGDVSTEDATAYRHDMLYRWAEMSVEDGLVMQLHPGVIRNHHAPTLERFGPDTGHDLPAVGSFTTPLRPLLESFGTAPGFHLVLFTVDETVFSREIGPLAGFYPAVYAGAPWWFIDTPAAIGRYRSAITDSASFTKTSGFIDDTRAYCSIPARHDMARRADAAYLASLVVTHEISEEDAVRTARRIVSDIPRATFKL, from the coding sequence ATGACCCAGACCAGCACCGCCACCCGTCTCGCGCCGCACCCCGACCGGCTGCTGCCCGCCGACCCCGGTGCGCGTCAGGTGGCGCGGACCGTCTACGACGCGGTCAAGGACGCACCGATCATCTCCCCGCACGGACACGTCGACGCGGCGCTCATCGCCGCCGACCAGCCGTTCAGCGATCCCGCGTCGCTGCTCATCACGCCCGACCACTACGTGCTCCGGTTGCTGCACGCGAACGGGGTGGACCTGGCCGCGCTGGGACGCGCCGACCTGTCGGGGACCAGCCCCGTGCCTCCCGGTCGCGCCATCTGGCGGAACCTGGCGGACCACTGGGACGACTTCCTCGGCACCCCCGTCCGCTACTGGTTCGAGACCGAGCTGCACGACGTCTTCGGACTGACGGAGCAGCCGTCGGCGGCGAACGCCGACGCCCAGTACGACCACATCGCCGGTCTGCTGGCTTCGCCCGCCTTCCGCCCGCGCGCGCTGTTCGACACCTTCGGCATCGAGGTCCTCGCCACCACCGACGGCCCCGCCGCCGACCTCGCCGCGCACGCGCAGCTCGCCGCCGACCCCACGTTCACCGGCCGGGTGGTCCCCACGTTCCGCGCGGACGCCGTGTTCGACCCGTCACGATCAGACTGGAGGCCCGTGGTCGCGTCCGTCGGCGAGGCCGCCGGCATCGACACGGGCACCCACGCAGGGCTGTTGGCAGCACTGCGCGCACGTCGCCAGTACTTCATCGAGCACGGCGCGACAGCCACGGACACCGGGGTGCTCGACGCCGGGTCCACGCCCCTGTCCGTCACCGACCGTGAGCGCATCCACGCAGCGGCGCTCCGCGGCGACGTCTCGACAGAGGACGCCACCGCGTACCGGCACGACATGCTCTACCGCTGGGCCGAGATGAGCGTCGAGGACGGCCTCGTCATGCAGCTGCACCCCGGCGTCATCCGGAACCACCACGCGCCGACGCTCGAACGCTTCGGCCCGGACACCGGCCACGACCTGCCCGCCGTCGGGTCCTTCACCACGCCGCTGCGGCCGCTCCTGGAGTCCTTCGGGACCGCGCCGGGCTTCCACCTCGTGCTGTTCACCGTCGACGAGACCGTCTTCTCGCGCGAGATCGGTCCGCTCGCCGGCTTCTACCCCGCCGTGTACGCCGGAGCGCCGTGGTGGTTCATCGACACCCCGGCGGCGATCGGCCGCTACCGCTCCGCGATCACCGACTCGGCGTCGTTCACGAAGACCTCCGGGTTCATCGACGACACCCGGGCGTACTGCTCCATCCCCGCGCGGCACGACATGGCGCGGCGAGCGGACGCGGCGTACCTGGCGTCGCTCGTCGTCACGCACGAGATCTCGGAGGAGGACGCCGTCCGCACCGCGCGGCGCATCGTGTCCGACATCCCGCGGGCGACGTTCAAGCTGTAG
- a CDS encoding LacI family DNA-binding transcriptional regulator, translating to MTIRDIADATGVAPSTVSRALSLPDRVNHTTQERIQRAARELGYVANSQARALTSGRTRAVAVLVSDITNPFYFDVIRGTQHQLAGAGWTQLLVDTEESADAELATLSSIGAKADGVVLTASRLSDAQIARFAERIPLVVVNRRPAGVPSVLIDTPGGVEQAVQHLVSLGHRDVLYVAGPDSSWSNERRWKALVRVAKRLGVRVARIGPHAPFVDSGAAAADAAVHAGATACIAFNDLIAIGMLARLRERGVRVPEDMSIVGCDDIFGADFCNPPLTTMTSPIERAGRVAIRMLLGRLGAIPADELPGEHMTGAVALPTHLTVRESTGPAPA from the coding sequence GTGACCATCCGGGACATCGCCGACGCGACCGGCGTGGCCCCGTCGACCGTGTCCCGCGCACTCTCGCTGCCCGACCGCGTGAACCACACCACGCAGGAGCGCATCCAACGAGCGGCCCGCGAACTCGGCTACGTCGCCAACTCGCAGGCACGCGCCCTGACGTCCGGCCGCACCCGGGCCGTCGCCGTGCTCGTCTCCGACATCACGAACCCGTTCTACTTCGACGTCATCCGTGGCACGCAGCACCAGCTCGCCGGCGCCGGGTGGACGCAGTTGCTCGTCGACACCGAGGAGTCCGCCGACGCCGAACTCGCCACCCTGAGCTCGATCGGCGCGAAAGCCGACGGCGTCGTCCTCACCGCCTCACGCCTGTCCGACGCCCAGATCGCCCGGTTCGCCGAGCGGATCCCCCTGGTCGTCGTCAACCGTCGCCCCGCCGGGGTGCCCTCGGTGCTCATCGACACCCCCGGCGGCGTCGAGCAGGCCGTGCAGCACCTCGTCTCCCTGGGCCACCGCGACGTGCTCTACGTCGCCGGTCCGGACAGCTCGTGGTCGAACGAACGCCGGTGGAAGGCGCTCGTGCGCGTCGCGAAGCGCCTCGGGGTCCGCGTCGCCCGCATCGGGCCGCACGCGCCCTTCGTCGACTCCGGAGCCGCAGCCGCCGACGCCGCCGTGCACGCCGGGGCCACCGCCTGCATCGCCTTCAACGACCTGATCGCGATCGGCATGCTCGCACGGCTGCGGGAACGGGGCGTCCGCGTCCCCGAGGACATGAGCATCGTCGGCTGCGACGACATCTTCGGTGCCGACTTCTGCAACCCGCCGCTCACCACCATGACCTCGCCGATCGAACGCGCCGGCCGGGTCGCGATCCGGATGCTGCTCGGCCGGCTCGGTGCGATCCCCGCCGACGAGCTGCCCGGTGAGCACATGACCGGCGCCGTCGCACTGCCCACCCACCTGACCGTCCGGGAGTCGACGGGTCCCGCGCCCGCCTGA